Proteins encoded by one window of Streptococcus suis S735:
- a CDS encoding acetyl-CoA carboxylase carboxyl transferase subunit alpha has protein sequence MTSDVARMIRLARDQARLTTLDYATQLFDDFIELHGDRNFRDDEAVVGGIGFLAGQPVTVIGIQKGKNLQDNLKRNFGQPHPEGYRKALRLMKQAEKFGRPVVTFINTAGAYPGVGAEERGQGEAIARNLMEMSDLKVPIIAIIIGEGGSGGALALAVADQVWMLENSMYAVLSPEGFASILWKDGSRAMEAAELMKITSYELEKLQVVDRVVLENGRATKEVLSDIKDNLVSQLAQLQALPLEQLLENRYQRFRKY, from the coding sequence ATGACCAGTGATGTAGCACGTATGATCCGTTTGGCACGTGACCAAGCTCGCCTGACGACCTTGGACTATGCCACACAACTCTTTGATGACTTTATCGAATTGCACGGTGATCGCAATTTCCGTGATGACGAAGCTGTAGTGGGTGGCATCGGCTTTCTAGCAGGTCAGCCGGTGACAGTTATCGGTATCCAAAAAGGGAAGAACCTTCAGGACAACCTCAAACGGAATTTCGGTCAGCCCCACCCAGAAGGCTACCGCAAGGCCCTTCGCCTTATGAAGCAGGCGGAAAAGTTTGGTCGCCCTGTTGTCACTTTTATCAATACCGCCGGAGCCTACCCAGGCGTCGGTGCTGAGGAGCGTGGACAGGGCGAGGCCATTGCCCGCAACCTCATGGAGATGAGTGACCTCAAGGTGCCTATTATCGCTATTATCATCGGAGAGGGCGGCTCTGGTGGAGCTCTGGCTCTAGCGGTGGCAGACCAGGTCTGGATGCTGGAAAACTCCATGTACGCCGTCCTCAGCCCCGAAGGTTTCGCCTCTATCCTCTGGAAAGACGGCAGTCGAGCCATGGAAGCGGCAGAACTCATGAAGATCACTTCTTATGAGTTGGAGAAACTCCAAGTGGTCGATAGGGTGGTTTTGGAAAATGGCAGAGCGACCAAGGAAGTCTTGTCTGATATCAAGGACAACCTGGTCAGTCAGTTGGCTCAACTACAAGCCTTACCACTTGAACAACTACTCGAAAACCGCTATCAACGCTTTAGAAAATACTAG
- a CDS encoding site-specific integrase: protein MNLSKEKLLFHHYYANWLRIYKEGAIREVTLKKYRMTLQWLIRLAPSLLLEDLNRVRYQELINSYAKTHERQTTMDFHHQLKGAILDAVDEGIIERDPTRKVIIKGRLPRKKKTKYLNQFELHQLIQELRLGEELNWDWLILLIAKTGIRFSEALALTTQDFDFHRQLLTIDKTWNYKGDGGFLPTKNKSSIRKIQLDWQTSTQFANLLQHTQPDDLLFVKKERIYNSTINAILEKRCLSANLPVVTIHALRHTHASILLFAGVSIASVARRLGHASITTTQKTYLHIIRELENQDVDLIMRSLSGLC, encoded by the coding sequence ATGAACTTATCAAAAGAAAAATTGCTTTTCCATCACTATTATGCAAATTGGCTTCGGATTTACAAGGAAGGAGCCATTCGAGAAGTCACTCTCAAGAAATATAGAATGACATTGCAGTGGCTTATCAGGCTAGCTCCTAGTCTGTTGTTGGAAGATTTGAATCGGGTTCGTTACCAAGAATTGATTAACAGCTATGCTAAAACACATGAACGACAGACAACCATGGATTTTCATCACCAGTTGAAAGGAGCTATTTTAGATGCTGTAGATGAAGGAATTATTGAACGAGATCCGACACGTAAGGTGATTATCAAAGGAAGACTTCCTCGAAAGAAAAAGACAAAATACCTCAACCAATTTGAACTTCATCAGTTGATACAAGAATTACGTCTCGGAGAGGAGCTGAATTGGGATTGGCTCATCTTATTGATTGCTAAAACAGGTATTCGATTCTCCGAAGCCCTTGCTCTCACTACTCAAGATTTTGATTTTCACCGACAGCTATTGACCATTGATAAAACATGGAATTATAAAGGAGACGGCGGATTTTTACCTACAAAAAATAAATCTTCAATTCGAAAAATCCAACTCGACTGGCAAACCAGCACCCAATTCGCCAACTTATTACAGCACACCCAACCTGATGACCTACTTTTCGTGAAGAAAGAGCGGATTTACAACTCTACCATCAATGCCATTCTTGAAAAGCGTTGCCTAAGTGCAAATCTTCCTGTCGTCACCATTCACGCCCTGCGACACACCCATGCATCTATTTTATTATTTGCCGGGGTCTCTATCGCAAGTGTTGCTAGACGACTTGGTCATGCAAGCATAACAACGACCCAGAAAACCTATCTTCATATCATTCGTGAGTTGGAAAACCAAGATGTTGATTTAATTATGCGGTCACTCTCCGGACTTTGTTAA
- a CDS encoding type I restriction-modification system subunit M: MSKTIQAITNQIWSMANELRGNMDASEYKNYILAFMFYRYLSEHQERFLVEDEIISPAPGETVQDAYAREAVGNDLVEHLENTASHLGYAIEPEDTWARLVAKIDNSEIVASDYQTIFDHFNANVELNRDAMEDFRGVFNDINLGDSRLGNSTVARAKSLNSIVKLIDSIEYKNDEGKDILGEIYEYLIGQFAASAGKKGGEFYTPHQVSKILAKIVTLGLEKSDTSFSVYDPTMGSGSLLLTVRNELPQGQHIKFYGQEMNTTTYNLARMNLMMHQVGYSNMILNNADTLESDWPDGVDELGIDQPRSFDAVVANPPYSAKWDNRESKLKDPRFMEYGKLAPASKADFAFILHSLYHLNNTGTMAIVLPHGVLFRGAAEGHIRKLIIEKNYLDAVIGLPANLFYGTGIPTTILVFKKNRQTKDVFFIDASKEFEKGKNQNHLSDDMVEKIVETYHNRQSVDKYAHLASIEEIVENDYNLNIPRYVDTFEEEEEIDLGQVTQQLEQDRLEIRALEDKIRQQLKTLGVDF; encoded by the coding sequence ATGTCAAAAACTATTCAGGCCATTACTAATCAGATTTGGTCCATGGCCAATGAATTGCGAGGAAATATGGATGCTTCGGAATATAAGAACTATATCCTAGCCTTCATGTTCTATCGCTATCTATCTGAGCATCAAGAGCGTTTCTTGGTGGAAGATGAAATTATCAGTCCTGCTCCAGGAGAAACTGTTCAGGATGCCTATGCGCGAGAAGCAGTTGGGAATGACTTGGTAGAGCATTTGGAAAATACAGCTTCTCACCTTGGGTATGCCATCGAGCCTGAAGATACCTGGGCAAGACTGGTAGCCAAAATTGATAACAGTGAGATTGTAGCGAGTGACTACCAGACGATTTTCGATCATTTTAACGCCAATGTAGAACTCAATCGGGATGCTATGGAAGATTTCAGAGGCGTCTTTAATGACATCAATCTAGGGGACTCTCGTTTGGGCAATTCAACGGTTGCGCGTGCAAAATCCTTGAACAGTATTGTGAAGTTGATTGATAGCATTGAGTATAAAAATGACGAAGGAAAGGATATTCTGGGAGAAATCTATGAGTATCTTATTGGACAGTTTGCCGCTTCGGCAGGTAAAAAAGGTGGAGAATTTTATACCCCGCATCAAGTGAGTAAGATTTTAGCCAAGATTGTTACTTTAGGTTTGGAAAAATCAGATACTAGCTTCTCTGTTTACGATCCAACCATGGGTTCAGGGTCTTTGCTACTAACAGTGCGTAATGAACTACCTCAGGGCCAGCATATCAAATTCTATGGCCAAGAAATGAACACAACTACTTATAACTTGGCGCGGATGAACCTGATGATGCATCAGGTCGGCTACAGCAATATGATTTTGAATAATGCTGATACCTTAGAAAGTGACTGGCCGGACGGGGTGGATGAACTTGGAATCGATCAGCCACGTAGTTTTGATGCGGTTGTTGCAAACCCACCCTACTCTGCTAAATGGGACAATCGTGAGTCCAAATTGAAGGATCCACGGTTTATGGAATACGGTAAGTTAGCACCAGCTTCTAAAGCGGACTTTGCCTTTATCTTACACAGTCTTTATCATCTGAATAATACAGGGACCATGGCCATTGTTTTACCACACGGAGTGCTCTTTAGGGGAGCAGCAGAAGGTCATATTCGCAAACTGATTATTGAGAAAAATTACCTGGATGCAGTTATTGGCTTGCCAGCTAACCTGTTTTATGGCACAGGCATTCCAACCACTATTCTAGTCTTCAAAAAAAATCGTCAGACCAAGGATGTCTTCTTTATCGATGCGAGCAAGGAGTTTGAGAAAGGGAAGAATCAGAATCACCTTTCCGATGACATGGTAGAAAAAATTGTAGAGACCTATCACAATCGTCAGTCTGTTGACAAATATGCTCATTTGGCATCAATAGAAGAAATTGTAGAAAACGACTACAATCTAAATATTCCTCGTTACGTCGATACTTTTGAGGAAGAGGAAGAGATTGATCTCGGGCAAGTAACGCAGCAACTAGAACAAGATAGACTAGAGATTCGGGCTCTAGAAGATAAGATTCGTCAACAATTAAAGACTTTGGGAGTAGATTTTTAG
- a CDS encoding type I restriction endonuclease subunit R, producing the protein MNELAFETELIQYITTGTITQPEHLEGLEWSVSDSSTLYAVKSKLWTYEPGIKTTEQLWENFRNILWQHNQHRLDKPLSDTEFAQVKQIISDLKTPYEAGQFLYGISGVSELEITLDDGRHTFLTVFDQRKIGGGDTVYQVVNQIRRTPKIPGRRECIFDTTLLINGLPIIQIEEKKDTVDVDKALNQMHQYIQERQYTDIFSTLQILVAIAPNNVRYMANTTAEKFNKDFAFHWQRKSDGSKVRNWKDFADSMLSIPMAHQMATNYMILDGTPQKQMLKVMRPYQVYATHAVIEGIKKVDFELGCNKVGYIWHTTGSGKTITSFKTAWLASRMPKVDKVVFLVDRIALTNQTKDDYLAYDPEAGENSFGSIRETQNTTALARQLTSKDSGIIVTSVQKLDTLVKRKSFKSPDKHIVFIVDEAHRSTGGDSFAGIQKAFKKAAWIGYTGTPNLDDTGASLQTQDIFGPLLHAYTIKNAISDRNVLGFKVDFETTIDQEKLKTTYLPDFYRQKYPKWTSAQIEEKIANLSPDDMDDAVTSSVYDENPEHVRLVVEDVFKHWANRSGSGRYNALFTTHVGGGRASTPMAMMYFREFQRINQLHREQGGLVLKVGLTFALNTQNNDSMVESNTGLLEAITIYNTEFGTSFGLSDVAAYTEDLISRLNRTAQDKNYLDLVIVVDQLLTGFNAPELNTLYVDRTLKGASLIQAYSRTNRVEDMDKKPFGRVVNYRWPAHNEKLMNQALAIYADDSAANLSDAEQKNNNEKNGLVAKPFKEVFAEVKQTVDQLRELTGDFNDIPKSEKKREAMLELLRAYNQGLSKLKQYQPEEVDGVIEGFDYNQPDRFIESLGMSVEEEKLLTTVLANELKRTLAKEQKVSIHQIELKMTHIKEVTIDYDKLTELVELLLNQVHEEKMVEAAATRDELDRFASGLEDLNYADQIRQTGDAIYRGDFPTQDMNFAYPVKGIDSQKIIQEASHVYIDKKLFAFRIQWGLTEHIRNQELRELLTRHRYGQNDLDDTGHLRTLIKEASRDYQTWAEGDAVKGLSKIQYRNQLRQALYDLADDLVGQ; encoded by the coding sequence ATGAATGAATTAGCATTTGAAACAGAATTGATTCAGTATATTACGACAGGGACTATTACACAACCGGAGCACCTAGAAGGTTTAGAATGGTCTGTTAGTGATTCTTCGACCTTGTATGCAGTCAAATCTAAACTGTGGACTTATGAGCCGGGTATCAAGACAACGGAGCAATTATGGGAAAATTTTCGTAATATTCTCTGGCAACACAACCAACATCGATTGGACAAACCCTTGAGCGATACCGAGTTTGCTCAAGTCAAGCAGATTATTTCAGATCTGAAGACACCTTATGAGGCTGGCCAGTTTTTATATGGAATTAGCGGTGTTTCCGAATTGGAAATTACGCTTGATGATGGACGGCATACATTTTTGACAGTATTCGACCAACGTAAGATAGGCGGTGGGGACACTGTCTACCAAGTGGTGAACCAAATTCGTAGGACTCCTAAAATCCCTGGACGACGAGAATGTATATTCGATACAACCTTGTTGATTAATGGCTTACCTATTATTCAGATTGAAGAGAAAAAGGATACGGTAGATGTGGACAAGGCATTGAACCAAATGCACCAATATATCCAGGAACGGCAATATACGGATATTTTTTCTACCTTGCAGATTCTAGTCGCTATCGCCCCCAACAATGTTCGCTATATGGCCAATACCACTGCGGAAAAATTTAATAAGGACTTTGCTTTCCACTGGCAGCGTAAATCTGACGGTAGTAAGGTTCGGAATTGGAAAGACTTTGCGGATTCCATGCTCAGCATTCCTATGGCCCATCAGATGGCGACCAACTACATGATCTTAGACGGGACACCGCAGAAACAAATGCTGAAAGTCATGCGTCCCTATCAAGTTTACGCCACTCATGCGGTCATTGAGGGGATAAAAAAAGTCGATTTTGAACTAGGCTGTAACAAGGTTGGCTACATCTGGCATACGACAGGCTCAGGGAAGACGATCACTAGTTTTAAAACAGCTTGGCTGGCAAGTCGAATGCCCAAGGTAGACAAGGTTGTCTTTCTAGTGGATCGTATCGCATTGACCAATCAGACTAAGGATGATTATCTGGCTTATGATCCAGAAGCTGGGGAGAATAGTTTTGGCAGTATTCGAGAAACTCAAAATACCACAGCCTTGGCACGGCAGTTGACTAGTAAGGATAGTGGGATTATCGTTACTTCTGTGCAAAAATTGGATACACTGGTGAAGAGAAAATCCTTCAAATCACCAGATAAGCATATCGTGTTTATCGTTGACGAAGCTCATCGCTCAACTGGTGGAGATAGTTTTGCAGGGATTCAAAAGGCCTTTAAGAAAGCGGCTTGGATTGGCTATACAGGAACTCCCAACTTAGATGATACAGGTGCTAGTCTGCAGACGCAAGATATTTTTGGCCCTCTTCTTCATGCCTACACTATTAAAAATGCCATTAGTGACCGCAATGTACTAGGGTTTAAGGTAGATTTTGAGACAACCATCGATCAGGAAAAACTAAAAACAACTTACTTACCAGATTTTTATCGGCAAAAATACCCGAAGTGGACAAGTGCACAGATTGAAGAAAAAATTGCCAATCTAAGTCCAGATGATATGGATGATGCGGTGACTTCTAGCGTCTATGATGAAAATCCAGAGCATGTTCGATTGGTAGTCGAAGATGTCTTCAAACACTGGGCAAATCGCTCTGGCAGTGGTCGTTACAATGCCTTGTTCACCACCCACGTAGGTGGAGGCAGGGCCTCCACACCCATGGCTATGATGTATTTCCGAGAGTTTCAACGAATCAATCAACTACATCGAGAGCAAGGAGGTCTGGTCTTGAAGGTGGGATTGACCTTTGCCTTGAATACTCAAAATAATGATAGCATGGTCGAGTCAAATACTGGTTTGCTTGAAGCTATTACGATCTATAACACAGAATTTGGGACGTCCTTTGGCTTGTCAGATGTTGCTGCGTATACAGAGGACCTGATTAGTCGCCTCAATAGAACAGCTCAGGACAAGAACTACTTAGATTTGGTGATTGTCGTGGATCAGTTATTGACAGGTTTCAATGCTCCTGAGCTCAATACTCTTTATGTTGACCGAACCCTTAAAGGAGCCAGTCTTATTCAGGCCTATTCTCGTACCAATCGTGTGGAGGATATGGATAAAAAACCTTTTGGACGGGTGGTCAATTACCGCTGGCCAGCTCATAATGAGAAATTGATGAATCAGGCCTTGGCCATCTATGCAGATGATAGTGCTGCTAATTTATCAGATGCGGAACAAAAAAATAACAATGAAAAAAATGGACTGGTGGCTAAGCCTTTCAAGGAAGTATTTGCTGAAGTCAAACAAACGGTCGACCAATTGAGAGAGTTGACGGGTGATTTCAATGATATTCCGAAGTCTGAGAAAAAGCGTGAGGCTATGTTAGAATTGCTCCGTGCTTACAATCAAGGACTGTCTAAGCTCAAACAGTATCAGCCAGAGGAGGTTGATGGGGTGATTGAAGGATTTGATTACAATCAGCCGGACCGCTTTATTGAAAGTTTGGGAATGTCTGTAGAGGAAGAAAAACTTTTGACGACGGTCTTAGCCAACGAATTGAAACGAACCTTGGCGAAAGAGCAAAAAGTTAGCATTCACCAAATTGAACTCAAGATGACTCACATCAAGGAAGTGACAATTGACTACGATAAATTGACCGAACTGGTTGAGCTCTTGCTGAATCAGGTTCACGAAGAGAAGATGGTAGAAGCCGCAGCTACCAGGGATGAATTGGATAGATTTGCAAGCGGTTTGGAAGACCTCAACTATGCTGATCAGATCCGTCAAACAGGGGATGCAATCTATCGAGGTGATTTTCCGACACAAGATATGAACTTTGCTTATCCAGTCAAGGGGATTGATAGTCAGAAGATTATCCAAGAAGCTTCGCATGTTTACATTGACAAGAAGCTCTTTGCTTTCCGAATCCAATGGGGCTTGACGGAACATATCCGCAACCAAGAACTACGAGAGTTGTTGACGAGACATCGATATGGTCAGAATGACTTGGATGATACCGGACACTTACGTACCTTGATAAAAGAAGCTAGTCGCGATTACCAGACCTGGGCAGAAGGTGATGCTGTTAAAGGCTTGAGCAAGATTCAGTACCGCAATCAGTTGAGACAAGCACTATATGATTTGGCCGACGACTTGGTTGGTCAATAG
- a CDS encoding restriction endonuclease subunit S → MTKEKSTVPRLRFPGFTDAWKQRKLGEVADFSIKTNSLSRDKLSSYFYEVQNIHYGDILTKYDAILDVCNKELPSIIGSTISDFADALLSEGDIVFADAAEDSTVGKAIEVRNFKGKNVVSGLHTIVARPKVSYAPYYLGYLINSTAYHNQILPLMQGTKVSSISKANLKSTTVVFPTLPEQEAIGSFFSDLDQLITLHQRKLDDVKELKKALLQKMFPKGNGNDFPELRFPEFTDAWKQRKLGEFMKESKILGSKGDIARKLTVRLWGRGVVSKKEIYSGSSATQYYIRKSGQFIYGKLDFLNQAFGIIPPELDGYESTLDSPAFDLLKGINGQFLLEFVSRKEFYYYQGNIANGSRKAKRIHTETFLGMPISLPTLPEQEAIGSFFSDLDQLITLHQRK, encoded by the coding sequence ATGACAAAAGAAAAATCAACCGTACCACGATTGCGCTTCCCCGGATTCACGGACGCTTGGAAACAGCGTAAGTTGGGGGAGGTGGCGGACTTTTCCATAAAAACAAACTCACTTTCTAGAGATAAGTTATCATCGTATTTTTATGAAGTTCAGAACATTCATTATGGGGATATTTTAACAAAATATGATGCTATTTTAGATGTATGTAACAAAGAACTTCCATCAATTATTGGAAGTACGATTTCAGACTTTGCAGATGCTTTACTTAGTGAAGGAGATATTGTTTTCGCGGATGCGGCAGAAGACTCGACTGTTGGGAAAGCTATTGAAGTTCGAAATTTTAAGGGTAAGAATGTTGTTTCTGGTTTACATACGATAGTTGCTAGGCCGAAAGTTTCTTATGCCCCCTACTATTTAGGTTATCTAATTAATTCAACTGCATACCATAATCAAATTTTACCTTTAATGCAGGGGACAAAAGTGAGCTCAATTAGTAAGGCTAATTTAAAATCCACGACAGTAGTGTTCCCCACCCTCCCTGAACAAGAAGCCATCGGCAGCTTCTTCTCCGACCTAGATCAGCTTATTACTCTTCATCAGCGAAAATTAGATGATGTTAAAGAATTGAAGAAGGCTTTGTTACAGAAAATGTTTCCGAAAGGGAATGGAAACGATTTTCCTGAGCTAAGATTCCCAGAATTTACGGACGCTTGGAAACAGCGTAAGTTGGGGGAGTTTATGAAAGAAAGTAAAATTTTAGGTAGTAAAGGAGATATAGCAAGGAAGTTAACTGTAAGATTATGGGGGAGAGGAGTTGTTTCCAAGAAAGAAATTTATAGTGGTAGTTCAGCTACACAGTATTATATAAGAAAATCAGGCCAGTTTATATATGGGAAATTAGACTTTTTAAATCAAGCTTTTGGAATTATTCCACCAGAACTTGATGGTTATGAATCAACTCTTGATTCGCCTGCTTTTGATTTATTGAAAGGGATAAACGGGCAATTTCTGTTAGAATTTGTATCTCGCAAAGAATTTTATTATTATCAAGGAAATATTGCAAATGGCTCTAGAAAAGCTAAAAGAATCCACACAGAAACTTTTCTTGGCATGCCTATCTCCCTCCCCACCCTCCCTGAACAAGAAGCCATCGGTAGCTTCTTTTCCGACCTAGATCAGCTTATTACTCTTCATCAGCGAAAATGA
- a CDS encoding CPBP family intramembrane glutamic endopeptidase: MQLTDMLGYYLLELQGVTTTENDASIIEFLKGVPFRLALLTTAFLPAVVEEVIFRGYFFKKLFGSQVLLGIVVSSLVFGSFHGPTDLGSWLIDAGSGIILSLLYYKSRYLIYPIIVHLVNNFIATVFYYI; the protein is encoded by the coding sequence ATGCAGTTGACGGATATGCTTGGTTATTATTTGTTGGAATTGCAGGGTGTTACCACAACAGAAAACGATGCTTCGATTATAGAATTTTTGAAGGGAGTTCCTTTTAGACTGGCACTCTTGACAACAGCATTTTTGCCAGCAGTTGTAGAAGAAGTCATATTTCGAGGCTACTTCTTTAAGAAATTATTTGGATCACAGGTTTTGTTAGGAATAGTTGTTTCAAGCCTCGTTTTTGGCTCCTTTCATGGTCCAACAGACTTAGGCTCTTGGTTGATTGATGCTGGCAGTGGTATTATTTTGTCTCTCCTCTATTACAAGAGTAGATACTTAATCTATCCAATAATCGTACACTTGGTGAACAATTTCATTGCAACAGTTTTTTACTATATATAA
- a CDS encoding GNAT family N-acetyltransferase: MLVKADLSNAEELLPIQHRAFAALYKTYQDQYNPAIETMDYFQSRFARPNCSYYKIIEEEHTVGLVRTTVAEDAEQGWLGLIGIDPDHRGKGYGHKAMLELESLYPTVRRWVLCTVLQESKLVSFYEKLGYKAIKTEPEQEGMDMVYMEKWIGDSDA; this comes from the coding sequence ATGTTAGTAAAAGCAGATCTATCAAACGCAGAAGAATTGCTACCTATTCAGCACCGAGCATTTGCGGCTTTATATAAAACCTATCAGGACCAGTACAACCCTGCCATTGAAACTATGGACTATTTCCAATCACGCTTTGCACGACCAAATTGTAGCTATTACAAGATTATCGAGGAAGAGCACACAGTCGGACTAGTACGGACAACGGTCGCTGAAGACGCTGAACAGGGCTGGCTAGGCTTGATTGGTATTGATCCAGACCACAGAGGAAAAGGCTATGGTCACAAGGCTATGCTCGAATTGGAAAGCCTTTATCCGACAGTTAGACGCTGGGTTCTCTGCACGGTTTTGCAGGAGTCTAAATTAGTTTCTTTCTACGAAAAGCTCGGCTACAAGGCCATCAAAACAGAGCCTGAACAAGAAGGCATGGATATGGTCTATATGGAGAAGTGGATAGGAGATTCAGATGCTTGA
- a CDS encoding restriction endonuclease subunit S: MKLEELALFMGGSLQVRLDTTSWEDARDYILYNQQHHQLDGYEVIEEVIDSRTVTTDREVTLLEEGDLLFSLLSGKAVLVRAEHAGLLYTQNYIKIEPIAKLDKAFLLYLINESSAIRRQFYQSLQGSEVMKYTVKQLKSLQLGALPPLDSQQKLGKIYLDGLALRQKRQAYAQGDFLRLTYLLKEVYSHE, encoded by the coding sequence ATGAAACTAGAAGAATTGGCTCTCTTTATGGGAGGTAGTTTACAGGTTCGCTTGGATACTACTAGCTGGGAAGATGCTAGAGACTATATCCTCTACAATCAGCAACATCATCAATTGGATGGTTATGAGGTGATAGAAGAAGTGATAGATAGTCGGACCGTGACGACAGATAGAGAAGTGACCTTGCTCGAGGAGGGAGACTTACTCTTTAGTTTACTATCGGGGAAGGCTGTTTTAGTGAGAGCGGAGCACGCAGGCTTACTCTATACACAGAACTATATCAAAATTGAGCCCATTGCAAAGCTGGATAAGGCCTTCTTACTGTATCTGATCAATGAATCCTCGGCTATTAGACGGCAGTTTTACCAAAGCTTACAGGGGAGTGAGGTAATGAAATATACAGTCAAGCAACTGAAAAGTTTACAGCTAGGTGCCTTGCCTCCTTTAGATAGTCAGCAGAAACTAGGAAAGATTTATTTAGATGGATTAGCCTTACGGCAGAAGCGGCAAGCTTATGCGCAAGGAGATTTTTTACGACTAACATATTTGTTAAAGGAGGTTTACTCACATGAATGA